From Sinorhizobium sp. RAC02, a single genomic window includes:
- a CDS encoding NAD-dependent succinate-semialdehyde dehydrogenase — translation MRRLAEPGLFERIADAAWLGRPTNRETFEVFNPATGEILAELPDMGVDETRAAIERASEAQTEWAAQTARERSDTLWRWHQLIVRHTDDLATILTAEMGKPLAEAKSEVSHAAAYLQWYAEEANRIYGETIPAPSRDRRMLVIKQPIGVVGAITPWNFPASMVARKISPALAAGCTVVLKPAEQTPLVAGAMFALAEKAGFPSGVVNLIYASDGDVVGRELCSHPKVRKISFTGSTEVGRLLMRQCSDQVKKLSLELGGNAPFIVFDDADVDAAVDGAIQAKFRNAGQTCVSANRLYVQSGVHDEFARKFTERVETLSVGDGFDPGVAIGPLIDTRARAKIEAHVADAVEKGGSIRCGGRRIDGVGTFYAPTVLTGISHTMRVAQEETFGPLAPIIRFDDADQVVREANDTIYGLAAYFYASNLSRVWRVAEALEYGMVGINTGRMSSEAAPFGGMKQSGIGREGSRHGLEDYLEMKYLCMGGI, via the coding sequence ATGCGCCGGCTTGCCGAGCCGGGCCTGTTCGAACGTATCGCTGATGCCGCCTGGCTGGGCAGGCCTACAAATCGGGAAACCTTCGAGGTCTTCAATCCCGCGACGGGCGAAATCCTGGCCGAACTCCCGGACATGGGCGTGGACGAAACCCGCGCGGCGATCGAGCGGGCATCCGAAGCGCAGACGGAATGGGCCGCGCAGACCGCCCGCGAACGCTCGGATACGCTGTGGCGCTGGCACCAGCTGATCGTGCGCCACACCGACGATCTCGCCACCATCCTGACCGCCGAAATGGGAAAGCCGCTTGCCGAGGCGAAATCAGAAGTCTCGCACGCCGCCGCCTATCTGCAATGGTATGCCGAGGAAGCCAACCGGATCTACGGCGAAACCATACCGGCGCCGTCGCGGGATCGCCGCATGCTGGTCATCAAGCAGCCGATCGGCGTTGTCGGTGCGATCACGCCATGGAATTTTCCGGCCTCGATGGTGGCGCGCAAGATCTCGCCGGCGCTCGCTGCCGGTTGCACGGTCGTGCTGAAGCCCGCCGAACAGACGCCGCTGGTGGCGGGTGCGATGTTCGCACTTGCTGAAAAAGCGGGTTTTCCGTCCGGCGTGGTCAATCTCATCTATGCGTCCGATGGCGATGTCGTCGGACGGGAACTCTGCTCGCACCCAAAGGTTCGCAAGATCAGCTTCACCGGCTCGACGGAAGTGGGGCGGCTCCTCATGCGCCAGTGCTCCGATCAGGTGAAGAAGCTCAGCCTGGAACTCGGCGGCAACGCGCCCTTCATCGTTTTCGACGACGCTGATGTGGACGCCGCGGTAGATGGCGCCATACAGGCCAAGTTCCGCAATGCCGGGCAGACCTGCGTCTCCGCCAACCGACTCTATGTTCAGTCCGGCGTCCATGACGAGTTCGCGCGGAAATTCACCGAACGCGTCGAGACGCTTTCCGTCGGCGACGGTTTCGATCCGGGCGTCGCGATCGGCCCGCTGATCGACACGCGCGCCCGCGCCAAGATCGAGGCGCATGTCGCCGACGCGGTCGAAAAGGGTGGAAGCATCCGCTGCGGTGGCCGGCGGATCGACGGCGTGGGTACCTTTTACGCGCCGACCGTGCTGACCGGCATATCTCACACCATGCGCGTGGCCCAGGAGGAAACCTTCGGCCCGCTGGCGCCGATCATCCGCTTTGACGATGCCGACCAGGTGGTGCGCGAAGCGAACGACACGATCTACGGCCTCGCCGCCTATTTCTATGCATCGAACCTCAGCCGGGTCTGGCGGGTGGCGGAAGCCTTGGAATACGGAATGGTCGGGATCAATACGGGCCGCATGTCTTCCGAAGCAGCACCGTTCGGCGGCATGAAACAATCCGGTATCGGCCGCGAAGGCTCGCGCCACGGGCTGGAGGACTATCTCGAAATGAAATATCTCTGCATGGGCGGTATTTAA
- a CDS encoding phospholipase D-like domain-containing protein, with protein sequence MRNEEYPLHVEANPRSPIIQPGQNAWQVATADRLGVLVDGEAYFQALERVLEQARNEIWIVGWDFNPDIPVRPGEPRSPTLGAFLLRLVEERPDLTIRVLVWAMGPVYSGKSLKMFRKRRWSSHPRIRLAFDSRHPIRGSHHQKFVVVDDRVAFVGGIDLTAKRWDTSDHSVDDPRRTMPSGERYEPVHDMQVVMDGDAARLVGELARRRWSHATDEAVPVCTGQSAASLDDLSADMINTSVAFARTEPGIRGRPAAREAMDLTLAALSAAREHIYIESQYFASKTICDLLCEKLADPVGPEVVVISTLSSHGTIERLVLGANRDRFIRRLSQCDKHGRLRAFYPVVPKPDGTEQEIIIHSKTIVVDDVFLRVGSSNLNQRSEGLDTELDVAIEARTDAERASIVALRDRFAAEHLDVEPAAFGAAVRAKGSLVGAIDAFNTRERGLRPFLQAEGRGAIEPVFGTGLVDPVAPWWPLSAWLRSAHTFARRQLGLSRRPASSFDPSKASLASSETSPNGSGMKK encoded by the coding sequence GTGCGAAATGAAGAATATCCGCTCCATGTCGAGGCAAATCCGCGCTCTCCCATCATCCAGCCGGGACAGAATGCCTGGCAGGTGGCAACAGCCGACCGGCTCGGTGTTCTCGTTGATGGCGAGGCGTATTTCCAGGCGCTGGAACGTGTTTTGGAGCAGGCACGCAACGAAATCTGGATTGTTGGCTGGGATTTCAATCCGGACATTCCGGTTCGCCCGGGAGAACCACGGTCGCCGACGCTCGGCGCCTTCCTGCTGAGGCTCGTCGAGGAGCGCCCTGATCTGACCATTCGTGTCCTCGTTTGGGCGATGGGGCCGGTCTATTCCGGCAAATCGCTGAAAATGTTCCGCAAGCGGCGCTGGTCTTCCCATCCCCGCATCAGGCTCGCTTTCGACAGCCGCCATCCGATCCGTGGCTCTCACCACCAGAAGTTTGTCGTGGTCGACGACCGTGTCGCCTTTGTCGGCGGCATCGACCTGACGGCGAAACGCTGGGACACCAGCGACCACAGCGTCGATGACCCGCGCCGCACCATGCCTTCGGGCGAGCGCTACGAGCCCGTGCACGACATGCAGGTGGTGATGGATGGGGACGCGGCGCGGCTGGTGGGCGAACTCGCACGCCGGCGATGGTCACACGCCACCGACGAGGCGGTTCCGGTTTGCACGGGCCAGAGTGCCGCGAGCCTTGATGATCTCTCCGCCGACATGATCAATACCAGCGTCGCCTTTGCCCGAACCGAGCCGGGAATTCGCGGGCGTCCGGCTGCGCGAGAGGCGATGGACCTCACCCTTGCCGCGCTCTCGGCGGCGCGCGAGCACATCTATATCGAAAGCCAGTATTTTGCCTCGAAGACGATTTGCGACCTGCTGTGCGAAAAGCTTGCCGACCCTGTCGGTCCGGAGGTCGTCGTGATCTCGACGTTGAGTTCCCACGGCACGATCGAGCGCCTCGTGCTCGGCGCCAACCGCGACCGCTTCATCCGACGGCTCAGCCAATGCGACAAGCATGGTCGCCTGCGTGCTTTCTATCCCGTCGTGCCTAAACCGGATGGGACAGAACAGGAGATCATCATCCATTCCAAAACCATCGTGGTCGACGATGTGTTCCTGCGCGTCGGTTCGTCCAATCTCAACCAGCGTAGCGAAGGGCTTGATACGGAGCTTGACGTGGCAATCGAGGCGCGGACGGATGCGGAACGCGCGAGCATCGTTGCCTTGCGCGACCGGTTCGCGGCGGAACATCTGGATGTGGAGCCTGCCGCATTCGGGGCAGCTGTCCGTGCGAAAGGCTCTCTTGTAGGGGCAATCGACGCGTTCAATACGCGGGAGCGTGGCCTGAGGCCATTTCTGCAGGCTGAGGGCCGGGGTGCCATCGAACCGGTTTTCGGAACGGGGCTTGTTGACCCGGTAGCACCCTGGTGGCCTCTTTCTGCATGGCTGCGATCGGCGCACACCTTCGCGCGGCGTCAGCTTGGATTGTCACGCAGGCCGGCTTCGTCCTTCGATCCGAGCAAGGCTTCGCTCGCCAGTAGCGAGACGAGCCCTAACGGCAGCGGGATGAAGAAATAG
- a CDS encoding endonuclease/exonuclease/phosphatase family protein, translating into MGRRLRIATYNVHSCFGTDRKLDPARIAAVIAECEADIVALQEVDVARARSGGIDQAQTIASHLQMMSHFHPALHLEEERYGDALLTALPTRLVKADGLPSRGEPRGALWVEVPVEAIKLQIFVTHLGLLGAERVRQTEALIGPGWLGAPMPEGSRVLLAGDLNAIARSASYRMVARRLRDVQVEAGGRPRPTFPSRLPLLRIDHMFVGEGIRVHRAFVHDSPLARRASDHLPLCADLEIG; encoded by the coding sequence ATGGGCAGGCGGCTCAGGATCGCGACCTACAATGTGCACAGCTGCTTTGGCACCGACCGCAAGCTCGACCCGGCGCGGATCGCTGCGGTGATTGCGGAATGCGAAGCGGACATCGTTGCGCTCCAGGAGGTCGACGTGGCGCGCGCCCGCAGCGGTGGCATCGACCAGGCACAGACGATTGCTTCGCATCTGCAAATGATGTCGCATTTTCACCCCGCACTTCATCTCGAGGAGGAGCGCTATGGTGATGCGCTCCTGACGGCGCTTCCGACACGTCTCGTCAAGGCGGACGGCCTGCCGTCGCGCGGAGAACCGCGCGGCGCGCTCTGGGTCGAAGTGCCGGTCGAGGCGATAAAGCTCCAGATTTTCGTCACCCATCTCGGTCTCCTCGGCGCGGAGCGCGTGCGGCAGACAGAAGCTCTGATCGGTCCGGGCTGGCTCGGCGCTCCGATGCCGGAGGGGTCGCGCGTCCTGCTTGCCGGGGACCTCAATGCCATAGCGCGCTCGGCCTCGTATCGGATGGTGGCGCGCCGGCTGCGTGACGTGCAGGTCGAGGCGGGTGGCAGGCCGCGGCCGACATTTCCCTCGCGCCTGCCGCTCCTGCGGATCGATCACATGTTTGTCGGTGAGGGGATCCGCGTGCACAGAGCCTTCGTCCACGACAGCCCGCTTGCCCGCCGGGCCTCGGATCACCTGCCGCTCTGTGCCGATCTGGAAATCGGATAG
- a CDS encoding lysylphosphatidylglycerol synthase domain-containing protein, whose product MNRTHLLHALVACAVLVAGYLVYRALNQYSWQDIQASIAAIPRTNMVFALAFAACSYFCLTLFDFLGLRYVGKPLAYPRAALASFTSLSIGHNVGVAALSSGAVRYRFYARWGLNAEEIAKLIVFCGVTVGLGLITLAGLCLLVLPGTAGKVAGLGTTASIALGFCCLAVCAAYLLLAVFVRGELKVKSWHFALPKPHLAALQICVGTVNFAFVAACLHQLLDGAASYMETTAAYVVGNLTALVSHVPGGIGVLEAAISFLLGSSASIGALIAFRVVYFFIPLPLGLVSLLASEALLGSKDEAGLRDNPS is encoded by the coding sequence ATGAATCGCACCCACCTGCTCCACGCGCTTGTCGCCTGCGCCGTTCTCGTCGCCGGCTATCTGGTCTACCGGGCTTTGAACCAGTACTCCTGGCAGGATATCCAGGCTTCAATCGCCGCCATCCCGCGAACGAACATGGTTTTCGCGCTTGCCTTCGCGGCCTGTTCCTATTTTTGCCTGACGCTCTTCGATTTTCTCGGTTTGCGTTACGTCGGCAAACCGCTTGCCTATCCACGCGCGGCGCTCGCCTCCTTCACAAGCCTGTCGATCGGGCACAATGTTGGCGTTGCGGCCCTCAGCAGCGGCGCCGTGCGCTACCGCTTCTATGCACGCTGGGGCTTGAATGCCGAAGAGATCGCCAAGCTGATCGTCTTCTGCGGCGTTACGGTCGGTCTCGGCCTGATCACACTTGCCGGGCTCTGCCTTCTCGTGCTCCCCGGTACGGCCGGCAAGGTTGCCGGGCTGGGAACGACGGCGTCCATCGCGCTCGGCTTCTGCTGCCTTGCGGTGTGCGCCGCTTACCTCCTGCTGGCCGTCTTCGTGCGCGGCGAATTGAAGGTGAAAAGCTGGCACTTTGCCTTGCCGAAACCGCATCTTGCCGCCCTGCAAATCTGTGTCGGCACAGTCAACTTTGCCTTCGTCGCGGCCTGCCTGCATCAGCTTCTTGATGGCGCGGCAAGCTACATGGAAACCACCGCCGCCTATGTCGTCGGCAATCTCACGGCACTTGTGAGCCATGTGCCGGGCGGGATCGGCGTCTTGGAGGCAGCGATTTCCTTCCTGCTCGGGAGTTCCGCCTCGATCGGCGCGTTGATCGCTTTCCGTGTCGTCTATTTCTTCATCCCGCTGCCGTTAGGGCTCGTCTCGCTACTGGCGAGCGAAGCCTTGCTCGGATCGAAGGACGAAGCCGGCCTGCGTGACAATCCAAGCTGA
- a CDS encoding DUF3008 family protein: MPAKSKAQQKAAGAALAAKRGDMKKSELKGASKSMEKSMSENQLEELASTKRKGKPEHVPKTD, encoded by the coding sequence ATGCCGGCAAAATCAAAAGCGCAACAAAAGGCCGCCGGGGCCGCTCTGGCGGCAAAACGCGGCGACATGAAGAAGAGCGAGTTGAAGGGGGCTTCAAAGAGCATGGAAAAATCCATGTCCGAAAACCAGTTGGAGGAATTGGCATCGACGAAACGCAAGGGCAAGCCCGAGCACGTGCCGAAAACCGACTGA